The following is a genomic window from Triplophysa rosa linkage group LG11, Trosa_1v2, whole genome shotgun sequence.
TCATTTGCCAAGGAAACATCTGATATCTTAAAAGGTGGTGCTGTCCAGTGCCATAGGTAAATACTTAAGATCTCTGCTGTGCTGTTACATATGTGTAATGATAATAGTGATAGTGAACTGACTATAATCACTTTCAGATGTTTAAATCTAAAGAACTTTATTTTCTGCATCATTATCCAACCATAAATTGAGAAGTACGTTTATGAGTATACACATTTTTGCATAGATATTCGTATGCACATATATAAAtccaaacattttattgtttagttGGAAAAAATATCAAagttcaaaaatacaaaactatcacACAAATAGGGAGAGTCTCAATACTTACATTTTACAAGATGTAAGAAACAAGTTTGTGAGGAATAATGTGAAAGAAAATTAGAAACAGGCAGTAAATGCCGCAACTGGTCCATTCACAGAAGTACTTAATGTTGTGCAGATAAAATTTAGTTCaaaaaattaaaagctatttCAGATGCTTCCAATCCGAAAGGTCAAAGAAAGTAGTCTGCCACTGGTTTCTTTGAGGGGATGCCTCTGGTTTCCTGAGGAGCAGCTTCAAATATGATAAACTCCCTCTGGAGATGTTCATCAAGTTCCAAAATGGCTGCCACATTACCACACctaagaaaataataataatgtaatgacAAAAATACCTGGGTAGACATCAATTTCTGTAAAATATGTGCATATTCACATGTAAATTGCCATTTTCACGCACAAATGTTGTGTGACCAAATAAAGACTAAAAATTAACCCACCTATAACAGTAATTGGGAGCAGACCACACTGTCAACACGGTCTCATTGAAATGCCACTTGTAGCCCTCCATAACCAGCTGATGAGCTCTGCAGATCATGCTGATATCATTGGCTGCATTAAACTGTGCTACCACATCACTACCAAACAGATACCCAGCTCCACGTGGACTTACACCCCACCCTGTGGTGTCTagacaaaaaaaaatcttagcttTGTATGACAATATTTTATATGTCTCAACAAGTAGATTATTACTAGAGATCATATGCATACATATGTTTATTAAGAATGACAAAAAAAGTGAGTCTCACCCTCTGGGTCAGACCACAGTAGGTCACACATGGGTCCATCATGAGGTACTTCTTGTTTTCGGTCAATGGTCCTGATCTGATCCAAAGTTTGAATGGATGGGGAAAGGCCACCATGCACACAGAATACCTAGGAATAAAAACTCAGGTTAGTACTTCCAAAGTTTATACCATTAATAAATTAAAGTAGACATGAACTGAAAAACAAGAGAACTCACCTTGCCATCAACAATGGCAGAGAGAGACAGGTAGTCAAAGATCTCTGTGCAGTACCTCCATACTGTAACAGAGCCATATTTTCTAAGACATTCGTCATAAAAGCCATAGACTTGGGTGATCTGCCTTGACTCGTGATTCCCTCTTATTAGTGTTATCCGGTCAGGGTATCGCACCTGAAAGTATTTATATAAAAGACTGAGAATAAGGGAAACAACGTTgacttaaatttattttagtagTGCAAGATTATCTCTGATTCTCTATTGTCCAAGGGCTGTAGCCAGATAAAAACAAATCAGTTCTGCACCTTTAATGCTAGCAGCAATAGAAACGTCTCCACACTGTAGAAGCCTCTGTCCACAAAGTCTCCCATGAAGAGGTAGTTTGTCTCTGGAACTTCACCTCCCACCTGCAGAAACAGATGATGATATTCAGGGAATACAGTTCAATGtaatgttttctaaatgttagTCTTTCTGGCCCCACAAATGCAAgttgtaatgtactgtacatgactTCACTTACCCTGAAAAGCTCTTTTAGATCGTAGAACTGGCCATGTATATCACCACATACCTGCAAAGCACCAAACAAAATTGTGGGTTGgttttaaaataacacaaccctataaaacacagcatggaaATAAGTGGATAGCTTTATATAAAAATACTCACTGTGACTGGGGAATCTACCCTCTGAACATTACTCTCTTCAACCAGGATCTCCCTATAATGGAGACAAATACACAATAACCACTATTAACAATACCCATGGGTTATGCATAGctattctgtgaaaatgtaaagCCAAAAAACCTTCATAATGGGGTAGCTTTAATCTCGAATGACTAAGGATCAAGTATTATCAGTATTACCTTGCTTTGGCACATAATGCCTTGACTTCATTTTCCTTGATAAGTTCACAGCGTCTGAGTTGCTCGATCTGTCTGTCCAGGTCAATGACGTCCCCCATGAtgacacacatgcatacacttCACAACAATACTCCTCAATGTGAGGCTGATGCCAACCCCTCTCACTGGCTTTGCTAGTCTCACAGAGACCACACACTctcactcattcattcattcattcattcatgcatTCACTCTCCCAAGAAATGAAAAGGCTACGAGGTCGTGCACATGCTTACACACACCAAGATGGTTCCCAAAAATGTCtagacaaataaaaaactgcaaaagaaGGGAACAACAAACTTTAAAtgatcacaaaataaaaatagttaaaaataaGAATTAAATACAACATACATCTAGGATCACTGTATCATGGTTGGTTTACGAATGTACGGAGTTCTGTAACGTTACATACCAAACATTAAGGTAACATGAAATCAGGTAAATTTAGCCAAGTCTTAGGCGCAAGTAAATCACCAATTTAACGAACTTTGTTAACTTGAGCAAATGATGAATATAATACGACGTCATTGCAAAACGAGcatatttcatgcatttaaatggcTGACAGACTTTTAAAAGGTGTACAAACAAAGCGGTTAGCACAGTTGCTAATCATGCTGCGCTGGGTTTGCTCGAGTCTCATGAGAGTACGTCTAATTTCAGGATTATGGTTCATATATTGAAATCTATTTGTAAATGCATATAAGATACCTTGCACTTTATACGTAATTCTTTTGGGCATCGGCTGCTTCTTTTGTAGATGGTAAATTGAAAAGGCGCCGGCCTGCAAGTGTGAACACAGACGCATACAAACGGATGGGAAGCTTCTTGTTCTTCTTCGTTTTGCGTTTATGGCGGGTGGCAAACAAACATTCGGTGCATTCCCGCCACCTACTGGGCTGGAGTGTGGACCGTTGATGGGTGGTTACACAGAGAGATTATTTAAAGTGATTATCAAAAATGCTAATACAAATAATTagaaacaaagaaaagaaagaaaggaaaaaacAGCACCTCAATTCTATTAAACAAATCTATCTTCCTTAAGAATCTCATTAGAGTGCGGCTGATAGGCAGTTCTCGCTTGCTTTCAAAATAAGGGTTCCCAGAGCCCGTCTGCATTTTTCCACACCGTTAACTGTTCTTAATACAAAAAATCTCGAACTTTGATCATTTGCATTGAAACTTTAACCTAGTCGGTTTAATTTCAAGATATTGCCGTTTTTGACAGTCTGAGTATTTATTAAAAGATCACGTTAATCAAGAGACATTGTGGAACATACCACAATGTTAACATTAATGTACATAAATAAGTCAAAGAGGAgcatatcttttttattttataattttctgtatataatttttttttccatttatttccttattttccattattatgtCTACacttttttcatgttttgttgtagactTTAAATTCATTGACTTTGATTTGATCACCGAACCAAAAAAGTCAAGTTGACGGAAAGCAAGTAAACATCACAGAAAGCACGGTACTATTTTGAAATCCAATGTTGTCCGAAAACGCTCTTTTCCTGCTTCAGCGTCTATGACGACACGAGCTGTGATTGGTGGAACCGGCGCGGCGAAAGACCGACGATATTTGGCGCCATTTGCAGAAAACAATTCAACTCAACAGAAACGTACATTATTACAGAATATGGACTTTGAATAAACTCCTCCAATGAACGTTTGATTAccaaaagaatatttttaagtaagtCGGGTTTTGATGTTTGGCTAATGCAACGTGTTATGCTTGTTTTGGCATGTGTGTCGATGTTTAGGAAATGTGTTGTTAGATAGTATTTGCTAAACACCATTGTTCTGCTCAGATAGGTTTTAATTCGCTGTCCACTTTTTACTTTGAAAGTTGTCGGATTATGTTGCAACGCATCCCCGAAGGAAACACAAGAATAGGTGAGTGCCTGAATGAGTTCCTTACCTTTTCTCTTACATTGTGCAAACACGCCTGGTCCAAtgtaaacatgaaaatataacCATGAATTACGTGACTATTTTTGTGCTTATTTATACTctaaacttgtttttttatctgATGCCTCAAGGTTTTTAGGGGTAAAACGATGACTGGGGCTGTTGCTATGGCAGCTGTCATGGAGGATTTTGAGAGTCAGGTATTTGTCATTGTCATTTCGCTCATATAGCAATGCATTGTATGCAAGTTATTTGAAGGAGGTGAATTATTTTTGACACTTTGCTTATTTTGATCTTTGCCTCCAGCCATGCAAGGAATTAAGGAAAGATGCAGTAGCACCACCTGTCAAGACTATTGCAAGTTACTTTGCGCCCAAGCCGGTGGAAAAACCCTTCTCGCCACCACGAACCAACAACATTATGGACTACTTTAAGAGGACCTCACCTGCTCAAGAAATAAAAAGCTGCTCTCAGGTAGCTAAAGAGAATTCCCTGCAACCTTCAGAGCAAGTTGGTGGACATGGAATTCCCGGCAAGCCTTTACGATCGAAAGGTCTGAAGCGAACCAGGAGGACCAAGGAGATGAAGAAGTCCAAAGATGAGGATGAGAAAGTGGCTGCCACCGACGATGTTATCTTGATAGATGACCGTAAAGACTCTGCTATAAAGGAAAGTACCAAGGGTTGTGATGCTTCTGCCCTTCAGGATAAAACTGGACATGATGTCTCTTCAGATAAAGAATCAGGTATAAGGAAAATTCCGGCAAAGACTGATCCAAACGCCACAAAAGATTCAGTAGAAAGCTCTGAACAAAAGTACCTATTAAACCAAAACAGGAAGAAAGATTGTGGGAATCCTGCTCCTGAAGCTCTTGAGGAGGAGAAGGGTAAAAACAAGAAATCTGGCTTGAGAAGAAACCGAAAGGCAAAGAGTGGCTGTGAAGAGGCAAAGCATTGTGCAGGTAGTGTTCAGGATTCTGATCAGCCTATATGTGATGCAAAACCTGAGGGATGTGCGGATAAGATATCCACTCATAGTACCAGCACTGTCACAATATCATTTGAAGACTTTGTGTTTAATGAGAGCCAAAAGCAGGTTGAGGGAAACGCCGTTTCCAGTTCTGACTGCGTTGTTCCTGAGGCATCAGCTATAATTAATCTCTGTAATGATAAGATTACAGAGGAACAACAAGATGAAGTTGTTCCTCTACAGGTCTCTCCTCGAACTCTCACGGTCCAGGCTGAGGTGCATTCCATTTCCCCCAAACATGAGTTGGTCAAGGTTGCCAAGGATTTAAAAGTGGCAAGGATTTTTAGTAGAAACAGAAAAAGTCAAGCAAAAGAGGACAAAACTTTGGCTATTCTTAACCCAGAAGTTAAACAAGATGTAGTGCCTGACCGCAAAAAGAAATCTAATGTTGTTCTTCTTGAAGAAGATTTGGTACTTGATGTATTGGAGTCTTCCCCCAATCCGAAAAGCACTGAGGCAGAGAGAAAACAGTTTATGAATGCTTTCAAACAACCTAGCCTTGATGGGTTTAAAAGCAAACCCAACAAAGGCCAAAGCAAACAGAACCAGGCTCAAGAGACAGTTCCTGAGGCAGTGGAAAAGGAGCAAGAAGACACATCTCTGGAGAACAAACCTGTGACCAGCTCCGAGCAGAATGAAGAACAGAAAAACTGTTCTGGCGAAAAAAATAAGCGACTTAGGAAGGCAGGGAAAAAGAGACCAGCTAAGATGGATAAAGAGGTACCAGTTGAGACTGATAAACCCAAGGAACTTATCAAAGAGATGGAGGATGAAAAGGAAAGTAGCCCAGCTGATGATGAAAGCAACAAACAGACTGTCAGAGAGCTGAGGAGGTCAACCAGAGATCTTTCACATAAGCAGTCTGCCGCTGAGCTCAACACAAATTCAACGTCCCGGAACAGAAGGCAAACAAGTAAAGTGAAGGATGATGTGACTCATACACCCTCCCTGGTCTCAACTCCAAAGGTTCAAAGGCACAAAAAGGGCATTTATAGAGCGGAAATGCTGTGCCCACCAGATATGAAAGGCAGCCCCATCAGGTAAAATTCTGCAGTCTCCctgaaatgtttcttttgtgtttcattgtcTCATGTAATTCACTTTTATCTGCTTACAGGATGATAATCACCAGAGTGTTTCCATCATCTGCCACTAAAGCTGGAGACTTTGAAATATCAAGCCCTCTCTCATCACGGGTAAGTAACACTTTTTGTGATGGAAagaagatttatttttattttgtaatccaCAGACAATACCCGGTTAAAATTACTTGCTCAAAATGTTTCCTAGGAACTGAATGCAtataagaaaagaaaacaagctAAGAAGCTGGTGGAGAAAGCCAAAGCCCTCCAGCAAAGCAAAAAGGACACTACTAAGAAGGAAACTCTACGACGCTCTACAAGAAGTGTAAATTACTGTGAGAATGAGGTATGAAATCACACGTGTCTTGTGTACACTGCTGTTAATCTAGAAAGCTGTTCTCCCATTCCATTCATGAAAGTGATGCTCACTTTTGCTTTATTCTCAGGACTCTGTTGTATTTTTGGATGAAAGTAAAAGCACTCCAGTCACTACACAGGAAAGTGGCAAAAGCCAGAAGCTTCGTAGTTTAAATGAGGTTTTGGGTAAAGGTACATCTCAGAGCAAAGCTTGCAAGACACCTACAGGTGAATGACGTTTTGGCTAATAAGAAAATTATCAAGTCAACAGTACATTAAAGATGTGTGGAAAAAGATGctagatgtttttttgttttttttaggtGGTAAACCGGCCCCTCTGTGTATTGAGAAAAAGGCTCAGAGACTGTCAACTGTCATCTCTATCTTTGACGACAGCAggtattataataataataaataacagcCGACAAATCTTTTGTCCACAAATTATATCtgcagttttaaaatgttttaataaatgcataaacgtCTTCAAACTTTACCCTGTCAGTCAAGAGGCATCTGAGGCCTCACAGGATGATGAACAGTTCAGAGCAAAGATAGAGTTTTTGAAGAGTGGCCTTCCAGAGTCTTTCAAAAAGCAGATTGCAAAGACCGCAGCCAGTCGAGAGACTTACAGTCAGGCCTGTGCTTCATTTCTAACAGTGGTTCATGTCCAACAGAGGGCTGCAGGTAAGATTCAAGGTTTCATTCTTATTTTAAGTTGTAAGTTTGTGTGGGTTTGAGATTGTTGTACTCtatatttgaacatttataaATTTCTATTTTCTCATCAGATTGTTCTATCTGGAACCTCCAGTGGCCTACAAATCCCTTCCTGGTGTGTTTAAAGGAGTCTTATGATTTGCCATCTATACCACTGATGTCTGTGGAGAGGTCCTTGAGTTATACTACAGTTCCTGCTAAGAAAACATTTGACCAGCGGGTTTGTAGcctgtttatgttgttttgaaGGTTAACATTtgcttttgtgtattttttttatcaaatatattGAAACTTGTTTAAGTATGTTTTTTTACCTGTGTCACATTTAGGTTTCTTTTTGTTGGAAAGAGATGCCCGAGTCTGTCAGACAGCAACTTTTGGAGGAGATAAAGTTTTCCAATCCCCCTTTTCCTCACCAAAGGTTATTTATGCGTTTTGTTAAGAGACGTGAAGACTACAAGCTCCAGGCCTCAGCCCTAGGTAAGTGAAGAACACATTCAAAAATGTTGCCCATATTAACAAAAGATTGCTTATCACTTGaatattttatagatttttcttatGAGTGAGTGCCTGCATGTTTACTGAATGCATTGTGATTCCTTGTAGATCCTGTAGGCCAGGCTAAACCGTTCTGTCCCTCCGAGTCATCTAATGGCATCGGAAGGAAACGGAAGCGTGTAGATGAAGGAGAGGGAACGGGCAAAGTGGGGAAAAAAACAAAGTCCAGTCACACAGATGAAGAGCACATCTTCATTGACTCGCCAGACAGCTCTGCATCTCGCGCATCACCGGATGTTACTGAACCGCTGCTTTCTAGAAGAAGTCGAAGAGGTCGATTACAGCGACAGAAGCAGAATAAAGAAGCCAAGCCTGCAAAGGTGACATCGCCCGTGAGGAACCAGAGTGTCTCCCCAGGAGCTGTCGGCACAGAAGGTGACAAATTAGTTTAAAGAGAAAAGACAGTTGtcatttcagtcaagtgtgaACTGTTAGCAACCTTAAAACAATCTTTAgatagtttgtttgttttctaaaggAATATCTTATACATGTTTGGTTTTGTAGATGCAGTAAAGGAGGATGTGCTTTGGACAGAGAAATATCAGCCACAGCATTCCTGTGATGTAATTGGAAATATGGAATCCGTCCGGAAGCTACACAGGTCTTGCCTTAAAATGAATACCATTGTTATTGTTATAAACGTTTACTCCAAAATTCCAATTAActaataaacatgtttgtttaatgttttgctttCAGCTGGCTAAAAGAGTGGAAACTGAGAGCTGACCGAGAGGAGAAGAGAAAGCAGCAAGATGATGATGCTAACGGTACAAAGTTTAATGTGTAGCAGCACATTTGTAGAGTTGCTATACACAACACATTCAGAAAGCATGAGGCAGTCCTAACCATCCAGTTGTGTGTGTATCCAGAGTCCTGGCTCATGGGTGAGGGATTGGAGGAGATGGAAGATCTTCTGTGTAACACGCTGCTTATCACTGGACCCACTGGTGTGGGCAAGACTGCTGCAGTCTATGCCTGTGCTCAAGAGCTGGGCTTCAAGGTCTGATACATCAAGTCTAGCGTTACTACATTTGAGACTACAATCTTCCAAAAAGTGGTATGTTACTCAAGCAGCCTGTTCTCTCTCTCAAGGTTTTTGAGGTGAACTCCTCTTCTCAAAGAAGTGGCCGCCAGATCTTGTCACAGCTGAAGGAAGCCACTCAGTCCCACCAAGTGGACATCCAGGGTGTCAACTCCCAAAAACCATCCTACTTCAGCAATTATAGCAGCACAAGCATCAACACCAAACCTGGAGCCTCTCCAAGTAATTGCTCCTCCTACTTTTTAACACAGGGGTCTAATCCTCTGGAGATTTTAGATACAACCCTGATCTGAACCAgagaattaaaaaaattcaaagttGTAGATAAACAAAGTTGTAGatctttttatgttttattaggTAGAAAATGTGTGGTGTGAATTTTTGCCTCATTGCTCTTTGAATCACAGGAAAGGTAAACTCGCCCAGAAGGGTTGTATCATCCCCCAGGAAGCCTCCTCAGTCTCCTCAAAGTAATCCATTGAGGAGAGGAGGATTAGCCCCTACATCTCTGGCCAGTTTCTTTAAAGCAGGTGCAAGACCTGCcagcaaagaagcaaacaaCCAGGACAAGAAAGCACAAACTGGTAACAATAGTAATTTAGATTTATCGGGTAATACGAAAATGTTTAAAGGCTTTATTTTAATCTTTTGAGGTTCGTGCAATGTTTCTTTTATTAGGgttaaaaacatgtccaaagaAGGAGACCGTCAAAAAAGGCACAGAGGGTTCTTGTCCTACACCAGCGAGCACTAAGATCTCTGCTGAAGACCAGGGCAAGAGGGCTGCCACATCCCTCATTTTATTCGAGGAGGTGGACATCATTTTCGACGAAGACACTGGGTTCCTGGCTGCAATAAAAACCTTCAATGCCACGACCAAGAGACCAGTCATTTTGACAACCAGCGGTAAGTGTAGTTGCTATAAATGACAGGATAAGTTTGTAAAAAATGAATCCGTTATCATGAGACCTTTGCTTTTTCTTGCAGATCTGACTTTCGGTGCTACTTTTGATGGGTACTTTGAAGAGATCCATTTTAAAGCTCCTTCAGTGGTAAATTTCTTTCTCTTTAGAAGAGAGCATGTTGTCACGTCTTGTTTATGGTGGTCTAATCTGTGGGCTTTTTCAGGCAGATGTGTCCAGTTACCTGCAGCTGCTGTGTCTGGCAGAAAACATGAGAACAGATGTTAGGGATGTATCCTCTCTGCTGGACTGGAACAGGTGTGATATTCGTCAAAGCCTCCTGCACCTGCAGTTCTGGGCCTGCAGTGGTGGTGGAAAGCAGATTCAAAAGCCTCTACCTACCTCAGGTAAACACATTTTATGCGTAAAGAGAACTCTAAGAAAAgctgctatatagcactaaaagtggttcttggctcgtaatcaaaGGGGAACCCCTTTTAGTATatagcagattttttttgtgtattcGGCTGTCTAAATTATCTTAATTATGCAAatacacaatacaaatatacataaaGTGCATCTCATTTCACCCCATAGATGTCATATGTAATGTTCAGAGTGACAGTCATCAGTCTGTGAAAAGTGAGGATCTGTGTGGGGATGGTTTACCACCCTGCCACAGTGCTTGCACAGAAAGTTTGTTGGGGATCTGGAATTTGGAAACAGAAAATGTTGAAGAATTGTTGCTTAAGGTAGgtgtttttgtctttataataaacatatcCATGGTTCCATAGACGTGTATAAcgtaacattttaatataaatctaTCTATTGAGGTTGTTTGAGATACCAGggcacttaaaggaacagttcacccaaaaataaatattctgtcatcatttactcacccctcgacttgagttgttccaaataggccatcattgactaccatagtaggaaaaactgctttataaatttctttgttctgttgaacacaaaagaagatattttgaagaatgtaggaagcaaacagttctggggcactttggactaccattgtcatttttccaacGATGATAGTTAATAgtggcaaagaactgtttggttacaaactttatttttgggtgaactgtccctttaaatgtattaaaattgaAATATGTTCATTTCAAGAATTGGTTCTTGATCAATCAATTCCTGTTTTACAGAACGAGTCTTCAGTACTTGAAAGCATTAAATGCTGGGATCTTCTCTCAGAGGTCCACAGAAGGGGGGTAAATCTTCTTTATTCAAATATGGAGAGTCTTCTACCTCTGCCCACCCATCCCTTACTGCCATCCACCATCAGATCACAACCAGCACCAAACACACAACCTCAACCTGAGCACTTACCCCAGACTGTGAGACCAGATGTTCTGGAAGAGCGCTCTGATGACTGTAGTCCTCTAAAAGTGTCCTCCAGAATGAAGGGGAGAAAGAAGCTTGGCATGGGCAATAAAGGCGTTTTCCATTCCGACTCGGATTCAGATGACTTCCTCTCTCTGTCGAAACCCAGCAGAGCTTTTGTTCAAAAGACTAAGAAAAAACAAGCAGATCAGTCTTTGTCACACGTGTCTGAAGGTGTTCCAGTGAAACAGAGGCGCGCTGTGTTATCTGAAGCTGAGAGAAAGAAGAGCGAGCCAGTGTTGCAGTGTTTAGGCAGCTTAGCAGAGTACATGGACCATATGTCCTTTCTGGACTCGTCGCTTCATTGCCAGCCCTTGCAGACGGAGGGATCCTGCAGACCACAGGACTTTTGCTGGACCGGTGCAGAGGTCAAAAGTGGGATGACCGATGATGTTCGGTTAGAGTGTGGAAGTCAGGTGAATGGGGTGAGTGGAGAGGAAATCCATGCTGTGCTCGGGCATTTGAGCTTTAGACGGTGCAGGGCTGCTGTCTCTAAAGCATGGGATAAAGCACAGAAACTGGAAGAGGACATCAGAAGAGAGGCAGAGGTAGAGCTCAGCCTTCCTGTGGCTCCACACAGGCAAAGTTTCAGCCTTGCTCAAACCACACCCTGCGAAGCAAGGTGAGAATACAGCTTCACTGTAGTTATTTCCTAGAGACCTGGTTCATCGTAGAGACCAATTGGCTTATTTATACTCAACCTGGGGTcttttaagtgatagttcacccaaaaacggaAATTCTGTCATAAGTTTCTCACCGTCTTGtatttttaaacctgtatgacttattttcatccgcagaacacaaaaaatacattttgaagaatgttgttaactggcccccattcacttgcattggtttctgcgtccataaaatagaagtcATTGGGTGCCGCtgatgttcggttaccagctttcttcaaaatagcttattttgtcttttgcggaacaaagtcaaacaggtttgaaatgactagagggCTTGTTTTCAATTCTTCTTCATAACATCATGATGACAGCCAACATTTAAATGATTAGTAAGATGAGTTTATCATGTTTGGTGCAGGGTGATGGAGAGGAGAAGTGAGGTGATGCGGTCAGTGCTGTCCAGCAGATCGGCTGGAGTTCTGGGGAACCGAACAGCCGTTTCCCTGGACTACATGCCCTCTCTACGTGCCATCTGTAAGTCAGAGAGACTGAAGGAGCAGGGGAAGATCAAACGCAGGTGAGATTTCGAAACCACATTTACAAACCATCTGCAATGCATATGGCTTACATGCAGATAtggctgctgtccttctgaaacctcgtatctccatatttcgtgatttttactttttgccataaataattattattagtcaccattTATATCAAACCAATAaagtgttaaagggacagttcacccaaaactgaaaattctgtcatcatttacttgccatcagaatgttccaaacctgtataaatttctttgttctgctagaccaaaaaagatatttggaataatgtcagtaaccaaacagatcagAATACTGTGGGAGTTTATagtggatgagatctgtttggttactacttattcttccaaatatgaaaaattacATGACTGCTTTATTATGAAGGCATAATTTGTTTTCTGAGCAGAATCAGACTTGAAATGTCCACTAGGTGGGGCACTAACAAGGTTATTCAAACCTGCATTGTGCTATATGTACTGGCACATTGAGGCAGAAGAATTCCGTTTTGAAATCGAAAAAATTAGTAAATCATGCATGATAACAATAATGACAGTTTTATCAAACAgctcagtttttttattagtcTCCTAGTTTATTTGGAATAAAAAACTGACATAGATATGTATCTACTTCCATGCATAAATGCATGTTTTCTGACACAAACCTTTTTCATGTCTAAAATAATCTACTTATAGGAATACGTGTACATTTGTTTACCTTAGACAGGTTTCACAGACCTAAACGGCATTCCATTGCTAGCTGATTTTAAATAGTTGACTCCACATTCTTTTACAAACCAACAAGAAATGGGCACACCCATGTTGCGAACAGAGGTCCTgctctatatatatatctacAGTCTGCTCTTTGTTAGAACCCCTGTAGAAGTGAAATCACTTCCAGTTATTCAGATTCcacacagttaaaacactgatgAGGAAACACCATCTGCACAATGGGCACATTTCAGATTAGAAACAGCATTTGGGGTTAAGTTGAAAGAGTCACTAAAAAGATACTGCTT
Proteins encoded in this region:
- the ppp4ca gene encoding serine/threonine-protein phosphatase 4 catalytic subunit A codes for the protein MCVIMGDVIDLDRQIEQLRRCELIKENEVKALCAKAREILVEESNVQRVDSPVTVCGDIHGQFYDLKELFRVGGEVPETNYLFMGDFVDRGFYSVETFLLLLALKVRYPDRITLIRGNHESRQITQVYGFYDECLRKYGSVTVWRYCTEIFDYLSLSAIVDGKVFCVHGGLSPSIQTLDQIRTIDRKQEVPHDGPMCDLLWSDPEDTTGWGVSPRGAGYLFGSDVVAQFNAANDISMICRAHQLVMEGYKWHFNETVLTVWSAPNYCYRCGNVAAILELDEHLQREFIIFEAAPQETRGIPSKKPVADYFL
- the atad5a gene encoding ATPase family AAA domain-containing protein 5, with product MTGAVAMAAVMEDFESQPCKELRKDAVAPPVKTIASYFAPKPVEKPFSPPRTNNIMDYFKRTSPAQEIKSCSQVAKENSLQPSEQVGGHGIPGKPLRSKGLKRTRRTKEMKKSKDEDEKVAATDDVILIDDRKDSAIKESTKGCDASALQDKTGHDVSSDKESGIRKIPAKTDPNATKDSVESSEQKYLLNQNRKKDCGNPAPEALEEEKGKNKKSGLRRNRKAKSGCEEAKHCAGSVQDSDQPICDAKPEGCADKISTHSTSTVTISFEDFVFNESQKQVEGNAVSSSDCVVPEASAIINLCNDKITEEQQDEVVPLQVSPRTLTVQAEVHSISPKHELVKVAKDLKVARIFSRNRKSQAKEDKTLAILNPEVKQDVVPDRKKKSNVVLLEEDLVLDVLESSPNPKSTEAERKQFMNAFKQPSLDGFKSKPNKGQSKQNQAQETVPEAVEKEQEDTSLENKPVTSSEQNEEQKNCSGEKNKRLRKAGKKRPAKMDKEVPVETDKPKELIKEMEDEKESSPADDESNKQTVRELRRSTRDLSHKQSAAELNTNSTSRNRRQTSKVKDDVTHTPSLVSTPKVQRHKKGIYRAEMLCPPDMKGSPIRMIITRVFPSSATKAGDFEISSPLSSRELNAYKKRKQAKKLVEKAKALQQSKKDTTKKETLRRSTRSVNYCENEDSVVFLDESKSTPVTTQESGKSQKLRSLNEVLGKGTSQSKACKTPTGGKPAPLCIEKKAQRLSTVISIFDDSSQEASEASQDDEQFRAKIEFLKSGLPESFKKQIAKTAASRETYSQACASFLTVVHVQQRAADCSIWNLQWPTNPFLVCLKESYDLPSIPLMSVERSLSYTTVPAKKTFDQRVSFCWKEMPESVRQQLLEEIKFSNPPFPHQRLFMRFVKRREDYKLQASALDPVGQAKPFCPSESSNGIGRKRKRVDEGEGTGKVGKKTKSSHTDEEHIFIDSPDSSASRASPDVTEPLLSRRSRRGRLQRQKQNKEAKPAKVTSPVRNQSVSPGAVGTEDAVKEDVLWTEKYQPQHSCDVIGNMESVRKLHSWLKEWKLRADREEKRKQQDDDANESWLMGEGLEEMEDLLCNTLLITGPTGVGKTAAVYACAQELGFKVFEVNSSSQRSGRQILSQLKEATQSHQVDIQGVNSQKPSYFSNYSSTSINTKPGASPRKVNSPRRVVSSPRKPPQSPQSNPLRRGGLAPTSLASFFKAGARPASKEANNQDKKAQTGLKTCPKKETVKKGTEGSCPTPASTKISAEDQGKRAATSLILFEEVDIIFDEDTGFLAAIKTFNATTKRPVILTTSDLTFGATFDGYFEEIHFKAPSVADVSSYLQLLCLAENMRTDVRDVSSLLDWNRCDIRQSLLHLQFWACSGGGKQIQKPLPTSDVICNVQSDSHQSVKSEDLCGDGLPPCHSACTESLLGIWNLETENVEELLLKNESSVLESIKCWDLLSEVHRRGVNLLYSNMESLLPLPTHPLLPSTIRSQPAPNTQPQPEHLPQTVRPDVLEERSDDCSPLKVSSRMKGRKKLGMGNKGVFHSDSDSDDFLSLSKPSRAFVQKTKKKQADQSLSHVSEGVPVKQRRAVLSEAERKKSEPVLQCLGSLAEYMDHMSFLDSSLHCQPLQTEGSCRPQDFCWTGAEVKSGMTDDVRLECGSQVNGVSGEEIHAVLGHLSFRRCRAAVSKAWDKAQKLEEDIRREAEVELSLPVAPHRQSFSLAQTTPCEARVMERRSEVMRSVLSSRSAGVLGNRTAVSLDYMPSLRAICKSERLKEQGKIKRRFLHYLDSIHFTLPKSTMECLASEFP